One genomic region from Lates calcarifer isolate ASB-BC8 linkage group LG10, TLL_Latcal_v3, whole genome shotgun sequence encodes:
- the LOC108875259 gene encoding F-box/LRR-repeat protein 14 yields MFEMETHISCLFPEILAIIFSYLDVKDKGRVAQVCAAWRDASYHKSVWRGVEAKLHLRRANPSLFPSLQTRGIKKVQILSLRRSLSYVIQGMPHIESLNLCGCFNLTDNGLGHAFVQDIPSLRVLNLSLCKQITDSSLGRIAQYLKNLEVLELGGCSNITNTGLLLIAWGLHRLKSLNLRSCRHVSDVGIGHLSGMTRSAAEGCLSLEKLTLQDCQKLTDLSLKHVSKGLNKLKVLNLSFCGGISDAGMIHLSHMTHLCSLNLRSCDNISDTGIMHLAMGSLRLSGLDVSFCDKIGDQSLAYIAQGLYQLKSLSLCSCHISDDGINRMVRQMHELKTLNIGQCVRITDKGLELIADHLTQLTGIDLYGCTKITKRGLERITQLPCLKVLNLGLWQMTESERVR; encoded by the coding sequence ATGTTTGAAATGGAGACGCATATATCGTGCCTTTTCCCGGAGATCCTGGCCATTATTTTCAGTTATCTGGACGTTAAAGACAAAGGGAGAGTAGCCCAAGTGTGCGCGGCCTGGAGAGACGCGTCCTACCACAAGTcggtgtggaggggggtggaaGCCAAGCTCCATCTGCGGCGAGCTAACCCGTCTCTGTTCCCCAGCCTTCAGACTAGAGGCATCAAAAAAGTTCAGATTCTCAGCCTCAGGCGAAGTCTGAGCTACGTGATTCAGGGGATGCCGCACATCGAAAGCCTTAACCTGTGTGGGTGCTTCAACCTCACAGACAACGGACTCGGACATGCCTTTGTGCAGGACATCCCATCACTGCGGGTGCTGAACCTCAGTCTTTGTAAACAGATCACTGACTCCAGCCTGGGCAGGATTGCCCAGTACCTCAAAAACCTGGAGGTGCTTGAACTCGGGGGATGCAGCAATATCACCAACACAGGCCTGTTGCTCATTGCCTGGGGCTTGCACAGACTCAAGAGCCTTAACCTGCGCAGCTGCAGGCATGTGTCCGATGTGGGCATCGGTCACCTGTCTGGCATGACCCGCAGTGCTGCGGAGGGCTGTCTGTCTCTGGAGAAGTTAACCTTGCAGGACTGCCAGAAGCTGACAGATCTTTCTCTCAAACATGTCTCAAAGGGCCTAAACAAGCTCAAAGTGCTGAACCTCAGTTTCTGCGGAGGGATATCCGATGCAGGGATGATCCACCTGTCACATATGACCCACCTGTGCAGCCTCAACCTGCGGTCCTGTGATAACATCAGTGACACCGGGATAATGCATCTGGCCATGGGCTCTCTACGGCTGTCTGGACTTGATGTCTCCTTCTGTGATAAGATCGGGGACCAGAGCCTGGCATACATCGCCCAGGGCTTGTATCAGCTCAAgtccctctctctttgctccTGCCACATCAGTGATGATGGCATTAACAGGATGGTACGCCAGATGCACGAACTAAAGACGCTCAACATTGGACAGTGTGTGAGAATCACGGACAAAGGGTTGGAGTTGATAGCTGACCACCTGACCCAGCTGACAGGGATTGATCTGTACGGTTGTACGAAGATCACCAAGAGGGGTCTGGAGAGGATAACACAGCTCCCGTGCCTTAAAGTGTTGAACCTGGGACTGTGGCAGATgactgagagtgagagagtgaggtGA